From the Kallotenue papyrolyticum genome, the window CTGCGGTTGCAGGCCACCAACCTGGAGATCGGCATTACCCACTGGATCGGCGCCAAAGTCGAGCAGGAGGGCGCAGTTACCATTCCGGCCAAACTGCTCTCCGATTTCGTCGGCAATCTGCCCAACGACAAGGTCGAACTGACGCTGGACGAGCGCACGCAGACGGTGCACCTGCGCTGTGCCCGTTCGGAGGCCAACATCAAGGGCATCGAGGCCGACGAGTTCCCCTCGATCCCCGTCGTCGAAACCGATCAGCCGACGGTGCGTATAGCCCCCGGCGATCTGCGCGCCGCGATCGAACAGGTGGCCTTTGCCGCTGCCAGCGACGATACCCGTCCCGTGCTGGCCGGCGTATTGTTCAAGCTGCAGGATACGACGGCAACCTTGGCCGCCACCGATGGCTTCCGCCTGGCGGTCAAGACGCTGGAGCTGCGCGAGCCGGCGAGCATGGCCCAGGAGGTGATCGTGCCGGCGCGCGCGCTGACCGAACTGGCGCGCATCCTAGGCGATGATGACGAAGCGGTGGAGATCTCGATCACGCCCAGCGGCGGGCAGATTCTGTTTCACACTGCCAACACCAATCTGGTCAGCCGCCTGATCGACGGTAAGTTCCCCGACTACGCGCGGATCATTCCCAAGCAGTACGCCACGCGCGCTGTGCTGGATCGCGCCGCGTTCATTCAGAACGCGCGCCAGGCCTCGGTCTTCGCTACCTCCAGCGCCAACATCACCAAGTTGACGCTGGAGCCCGGCGGCGAGTGGGGGCCCGGCCGGCTGACGCTGTCGGCTAACGCCGCCGAGGTCGGCGACAACAAGAGCGAGTTGGAGGGACAAGTGGATGGCGAGGGTGGCCAGATCGCGCTCAACATCAAGTTCCTGCAGGACGCGCTCAACGCGATCGCGACCAAGCAGATCGCTTTCGAGATGCAAACGCCCTCGACGCCGGGCGTCTTCCGTCCCGTTGGCGACGACAGCCTGCTGATCATCGTGATGCCGATGACCGTGCGCTGAGGCGCTCGGCCATCCTTGCTCAGCGACAGGCCCTGCCCGCCGGCGGGGCCGGCTGTGTTGATCGTCCCTGTCGCGTCACGCGCCGCGCGCGGTGGCGATAGCCGGCTCCGGCGTCTGTTGCGGGCTGTCGGCGGGAAAGACCACCGGCTCCTCCGGCAGCACCTCGACGCGCACCGGCGTATCGAGCGCGATCAGATGTGCCGAGGGCTGGATCACATCGATCACGCGCAGGGAGGGGAGCTGCACGCGGTAGCGCACGCTTGCGCCGCCGAACTCGCGTCCGACTACCCGCGCCGGGCCGTAGGCGTCGGGGCGGATGTGCAGATCGTCGGGCCGTAGCAGCGCCTCGGCGCGCGCGCCCTGGGGCAGCGGCTGTGGCAGCCGGAAGGCGCCCAGCTCGGTGGCGACATGGCCGTTGCTCACGACGCCGGCGATGAACTGCGCGCGCCCGACAAAACCGGCCACGAAACGGCTGGCGGGCCGGCGGTAGAGCGTCTCCGGATCGGCAACCTGGTGGACGCGCCCCTGGTGCATCACCGCGATGCGATCCGCCAGGGCAAAGGCCTCGCTCTGATCGTGGGTTACCAGCACGGTGGTGACGCCGGCACGCCGCACGATCGCGCGCACCTCGTAGCGCAGGCTGTGGCGCAGCTCGGGATCGAGGTTGGAGAAGGGCTCGTCGAGCAGCAGCAGCCGCGGTTGCGGCGCTAGGGCGCGGGCCAGCGCCACGCGCTGCTGCTGACCGCCCGACAGCTCGTGCGGGTAGCGTTCGGCATAGTCGCTCAGGCCAACCGCTTCCAGCACGGCAGCCACGCGCGCGGCACGCTCCTGGCGGTTCAGGCGCAGCACGCCGAAGGCGACGTTCTGAGCCACGGTCAGGTGCGGAAAGAGCGCGTAGTCCTGAAAGACGATGCCAACGCCGCGCCGTTCGGGTGCGATCCAGGCATTCGGGCCGGCCACCAGCTCATCGCCGATGCGGATCGTGCCCTGATCGGGACGCTCGAAGCCGGCGATCAGGCGTAGGGTGGTGGTTTTGCCGCAGCCCGATGGCCCCAACAGCACCAGCAGCTCGCCTTCGGCAACCTGCAACGACAGATCATCGACCGCCGGCTGCGCCTGACCACGATAGGTTTTGCTGACGTGCTCCAGTTCAATGGCGGCCATGACGTGCTTCTCTCCGCGTGACAGCGGTGGATGCCCCGCTTGCAAAACAGTTTACACCTTGTGTGGAATGAGAGTGATTATCACTCTCGATTATGGATCGGGTTTAGCCGATCCGTGCCGCTTGGATGCGCACAGCGGTAGTATAGGCAGCGCCGCGCGTAGTGTCAACCGATCC encodes:
- the dnaN gene encoding DNA polymerase III subunit beta is translated as MKVSCLQENLKHGLSIVSHAVAAKSTLPVLSNILFTTEPGRLRLQATNLEIGITHWIGAKVEQEGAVTIPAKLLSDFVGNLPNDKVELTLDERTQTVHLRCARSEANIKGIEADEFPSIPVVETDQPTVRIAPGDLRAAIEQVAFAAASDDTRPVLAGVLFKLQDTTATLAATDGFRLAVKTLELREPASMAQEVIVPARALTELARILGDDDEAVEISITPSGGQILFHTANTNLVSRLIDGKFPDYARIIPKQYATRAVLDRAAFIQNARQASVFATSSANITKLTLEPGGEWGPGRLTLSANAAEVGDNKSELEGQVDGEGGQIALNIKFLQDALNAIATKQIAFEMQTPSTPGVFRPVGDDSLLIIVMPMTVR
- a CDS encoding ABC transporter ATP-binding protein, with the translated sequence MAAIELEHVSKTYRGQAQPAVDDLSLQVAEGELLVLLGPSGCGKTTTLRLIAGFERPDQGTIRIGDELVAGPNAWIAPERRGVGIVFQDYALFPHLTVAQNVAFGVLRLNRQERAARVAAVLEAVGLSDYAERYPHELSGGQQQRVALARALAPQPRLLLLDEPFSNLDPELRHSLRYEVRAIVRRAGVTTVLVTHDQSEAFALADRIAVMHQGRVHQVADPETLYRRPASRFVAGFVGRAQFIAGVVSNGHVATELGAFRLPQPLPQGARAEALLRPDDLHIRPDAYGPARVVGREFGGASVRYRVQLPSLRVIDVIQPSAHLIALDTPVRVEVLPEEPVVFPADSPQQTPEPAIATARGA